ATTTCAGAATGCTTAGGCTAAATCACTTTTCTGTAACGATTATTTCTCCAAATGAGAAGTTCCTTCACTTTCTTGCTGTCCACTGTTGGCACTaagttaaaaagtaaaaactcatGAATTTTTTCATGCTTGTGTATgaaatgagatttttttttctcttttcttctaaCTATGATCTTGATCTCATGCATAATATCATTAGACTATGAATTAGGGAAACCTTCCATAACAAATCACAATATTTCATTATTTATAAGCTGAACAAACAAAAGATTATACTTCTTATTTAATAGGAAATCAGAAATCAGGGTACAGAATACTTTTTTGGCTACTGAGCACAATTATTGTCCTCAAGGGTACAACTTTCAATCATTAAAGGAAAACAATTATGGAAACTTTCAAATTATCTTTTGCAAACTATACCATTCCGACTGTTGGAACTACCAGTGCAATCCAGCATGCCATATTCCATCACTGAGTCTGCCTTCTCAGAAGCTTCGGCCGGTGAGAACATACAAACACGGCAGTCTGCAGAAGTAAGAGACGTGGTTCTGTACTTGTCTTCCCCTCCAACTACCGGCATTGCCACGCCAGGCTTCGCTGGATTTTGAAAATCTGGTTGGTAAGTCCTGCCAAGCACTCCTTCAACTTTGGAGGATAGACCATAGAAGTTAAACTGCACCTCCAAGTGAGCAAAACAATCATCATCAGGGATCTGATAGTTATGGATTCTGCTATCCTCCTTGGTAACAGGCACCACATTGACAGATATCTCTGCGATTTCAGGGATGGTAACGATCACACTATTCTTACTTGATATTCTCTCGACTCGAAGTTGATTTTCTCGGTCTTGCCATGTAGAGAGGTGACCTTCTGGGATGACAAGTTCTGCTCCATCATAAGAGATCTTCAAACGGTCAACTTCATCATCCCAAATTCCTGATGGGGTGGCCTCAACAGAAAATTTGTGGGAATCAAAGAGGATTCCCAGAGCTTGAATCCAAGTGTAATCCCTTGGTCTCCCTGAAGGCCTAAGGCCAATGAAACGGGCATTGATTTGGAGGTTGACATCAGACACCAAACTGAAATGCTCGTCGCGCCTTCCATGGAAGTAAAAAACAATGCCATCTGCGCCAACAAAACGAGGGTCCAAGCACGCGGATCCACGGCCATTGCAATTTGGTTTGGGACCTGTCATGTC
This portion of the Lotus japonicus ecotype B-129 chromosome 3, LjGifu_v1.2 genome encodes:
- the LOC130743196 gene encoding uncharacterized protein LOC130743196; the protein is MGIPISKGLTFVLLLFAFFVMHVDAFYGVYYSDTQTCTNRKSQCFLKKIPCPHECPLKSPSNPKAKVCYVDCDSPMCKASCKSPKPNCNGRGSACLDPRFVGADGIVFYFHGRRDEHFSLVSDVNLQINARFIGLRPSGRPRDYTWIQALGILFDSHKFSVEATPSGIWDDEVDRLKISYDGAELVIPEGHLSTWQDRENQLRVERISSKNSVIVTIPEIAEISVNVVPVTKEDSRIHNYQIPDDDCFAHLEVQFNFYGLSSKVEGVLGRTYQPDFQNPAKPGVAMPVVGGEDKYRTTSLTSADCRVCMFSPAEASEKADSVMEYGMLDCTGSSNSRNGIVCKR